One Halichoerus grypus chromosome 1, mHalGry1.hap1.1, whole genome shotgun sequence genomic region harbors:
- the DNASE1L3 gene encoding deoxyribonuclease gamma — translation MPQPPTCLLLLFLSITSALALRLCSFNVRSFGEAKKENKNAMDVIMKVIKRCDIILLMEIKDSNNMICPTLMERLNGNSRRSIKYNYVISSRLGRNTYKEQYAFLYKEKLVSVKKRYLYHDYQAGDSDVFSREPFVVWFQSPHTVVKDFVIVPLHTTPETSVKEIDELADVYWDMKRRWKAENFIFMGDFNAGCSYVPKKAWKNIRLRTDPRFVWLIGDQEDTTVKGSTSCAYDRIVLRGQEIISSVVPKSNSTFNFQKVYDLTEEEALDVSDHFPVEFKLQSSRAFTNSKKSLSPKKKKVRHS, via the exons ATGCCTCAGCCACCGACCTgccttctgcttctcttcctgtcCATCACCAGTGCCCTGGCCCTGAGGCTCTGCTCCTTTAACGTGAGGTCCTTTGGGGaagccaagaaagaaaacaagaatgccATGGATGTCATCATGAAG GTCATCAAACGCTGTGATATCATACTCCTGATGGAAATCAAGGACAGCAACAACATGATCTGTCCCACACTGATGGAGAGACTAAATGG AAACTCAAGAAGAAGCATAAAGTACAACTATGTGATTAGCTCTCGGCTTGGAAGAAACACATATAAGGAACAGTATGCCTTTCTCTACAA ggaAAAGCTAGTATCTGTGAAGAAACGCTACCTCTACCACGACTATCAGGCTGGAGACTCAGACGTGTTTTCCAGGGAACCCTTTGTGGTCTGGTTCCAGTCACCCCACACCG TTGTCAAGGACTTTGTGATTGTCCCCCTGCACACCACCCCTGAGACCTCCGTGAAAGAGATTGATGAGCTGGCTGATGTCTACTGGGACATGAAACGCCGTTGGAAGGCGGAG AACTTCATTTTCATGGGTGACTTCAACGCCGGCTGTAGCTATGTCCCCAAGAAGGCCTGGAAGAACATCCGCTTGAGGACTGACCCCAGGTTTGTTTGGCTGATAGGGGACCAAGAGGACACCACGGTCAAGGGGAGCACCAGCTGTGCATATGACAG gATCGTGCTTAGAGGACAAGAGATCATCAGCTCTGTTGTTCCCAAATCAAACAGCACCTTTAACTTTCAGAAAGTTTATGATTTGACCGAAGAGGAG GCCTTGGATGTCAGTGACCACTTTCCAGTTGAGTTTAAACTACAATCTTCAAGGGCCTTCACCAACAGCaagaaatctctctctccaaagaagaaaaaggtcCGTCACTCCTAG